A section of the Enterococcus montenegrensis genome encodes:
- the rnr gene encoding ribonuclease R, with protein sequence MKATIKEQILTFLATSNKKSFSAEEIAEGLKLQKSNDFKVLIQTIAVMEREGTIVFNKKGKIKLPPQKVLVEGTFRANERGFGFVTIDPEEDDIFIPKEATGFAMDGDTVAIDIVKVSDPFSDRGAEGQVVEIRQRAVKQIVGEFTLFDESEIAESDLYGSVKPKDKNFNGLRVLVAAEGIKPVDGSIVIVEITHYPEKGYPTSIEGIIKQVIGHKNDPGMDILSIVISHGIPTSFPANVLAQADKVPETINPADFPERTDRSDQLIVTIDGEDAKDLDDAVTVKKLANGNFFLGVHIADVSYYVTEGSPLDQEAYERGTSVYLTDCVIPMIPQRLSNGICSLNPHVPRLTMSCEMEIDSSGKIVKHAIFPSIIQTNERMTYTAVNAIIENHDPEVSQRYEKLVPMFFEMAELHHILEQRRIQRGAVSFEDREAKVLVDEDGHPKDIVLRSRGIGERLIESFMLAANETVAEHYNKLHLPFIYRIHEDPKEEKLQRFFDFTAALGMVVKHTKGSITPKDLQKVVADVAERPEAMVVNMMLLRSMQQAKYSEHNAGHYGLAADYYTHFTSPIRRYPDLIVHRLIRSYASTTDKKMQSKWQEKLPEIAHHSSDMERRAVLCEREVDAMKKAEFMQAHIGEDFDGVISSITKFGIFIELPNTIEGMIHISNLKDDYFHFVEQQLALVGERTGMTFKIGQKVRVKVTNANPETREIDFELVSAEEVTQLPRPQTSRKNRGGKKITNPANFRKKNSTTKAKTGDKKGQLKVDLGNNNKKKKGKKPFYKGVKKKKHK encoded by the coding sequence ATGAAAGCAACAATCAAAGAGCAGATTTTAACTTTTCTAGCTACAAGTAATAAGAAAAGTTTTTCTGCCGAAGAAATTGCCGAAGGTTTAAAGCTGCAAAAAAGTAACGATTTTAAAGTGCTCATCCAGACAATCGCTGTGATGGAACGAGAAGGTACTATTGTCTTTAATAAAAAAGGTAAAATTAAATTACCACCTCAAAAAGTATTGGTGGAGGGGACTTTTCGCGCCAATGAGCGGGGATTTGGTTTTGTGACCATCGATCCTGAAGAAGATGATATTTTTATTCCAAAAGAAGCCACAGGTTTTGCCATGGATGGCGATACAGTTGCCATTGATATTGTGAAGGTCTCTGATCCTTTTTCTGATCGTGGTGCCGAAGGGCAAGTCGTTGAAATTAGACAACGGGCGGTCAAACAAATCGTGGGTGAATTCACGTTATTTGATGAAAGTGAAATCGCAGAAAGTGATTTGTACGGTAGCGTGAAACCAAAGGATAAAAATTTTAACGGCCTAAGAGTTTTAGTTGCTGCTGAGGGTATTAAACCAGTAGACGGCAGTATTGTCATTGTGGAGATTACCCATTACCCAGAAAAAGGCTATCCGACTAGCATTGAAGGTATCATAAAACAAGTTATCGGCCACAAAAACGACCCAGGCATGGATATTTTATCCATCGTTATTAGCCATGGCATTCCAACCAGTTTTCCAGCTAATGTCTTAGCCCAAGCAGACAAAGTACCTGAAACAATCAACCCTGCTGATTTTCCAGAGCGGACTGATCGCAGCGACCAATTGATCGTGACAATTGACGGCGAAGATGCAAAGGACTTAGATGATGCAGTTACTGTAAAAAAATTAGCAAACGGTAATTTTTTCTTAGGTGTGCATATCGCAGATGTCTCGTATTATGTAACAGAAGGTAGCCCGCTGGATCAAGAAGCGTATGAGCGAGGGACCAGTGTCTATTTAACCGATTGCGTTATTCCAATGATTCCCCAACGGCTGTCAAATGGTATTTGTTCTCTAAACCCGCACGTGCCTCGTCTCACTATGAGTTGTGAAATGGAGATTGATTCAAGTGGGAAAATTGTCAAACACGCTATTTTTCCAAGTATTATCCAAACTAATGAACGAATGACCTATACGGCAGTGAACGCGATTATTGAAAATCATGACCCAGAAGTCTCCCAACGGTATGAAAAATTAGTACCGATGTTTTTTGAAATGGCGGAGTTACACCATATCTTGGAACAACGCCGGATACAAAGAGGAGCGGTTAGCTTTGAAGATCGCGAAGCAAAAGTTTTAGTAGATGAAGATGGTCATCCCAAAGATATTGTTTTGCGGAGTCGCGGCATTGGGGAACGTTTAATTGAATCCTTCATGCTAGCAGCCAACGAAACAGTAGCAGAGCACTATAATAAGTTGCATTTGCCGTTTATTTATCGTATTCATGAAGATCCAAAAGAAGAAAAATTGCAACGCTTCTTTGATTTTACTGCCGCTTTGGGGATGGTAGTTAAACATACTAAAGGAAGTATTACACCAAAAGATTTGCAAAAAGTTGTTGCTGATGTGGCAGAACGTCCCGAAGCAATGGTTGTGAACATGATGTTGTTACGTAGTATGCAACAGGCAAAATATTCTGAACACAATGCAGGCCATTATGGCTTAGCGGCAGATTATTATACACACTTTACTTCACCGATTAGGCGCTATCCCGATTTAATTGTGCATCGTTTAATTAGAAGTTATGCAAGCACTACGGATAAAAAGATGCAAAGTAAATGGCAAGAAAAGCTGCCAGAAATTGCCCATCATTCTTCTGATATGGAACGTCGGGCTGTTTTGTGTGAGCGTGAAGTTGACGCTATGAAAAAAGCTGAGTTCATGCAAGCACATATTGGTGAAGACTTTGACGGAGTTATCAGCTCGATTACGAAATTTGGTATCTTCATTGAATTACCGAATACAATTGAAGGTATGATCCATATTAGTAATTTAAAAGATGATTACTTCCATTTTGTTGAACAACAGCTGGCACTCGTTGGCGAAAGAACAGGAATGACTTTTAAAATTGGCCAAAAAGTACGGGTAAAAGTGACCAATGCAAATCCTGAAACCAGAGAAATTGATTTTGAATTGGTTTCAGCAGAAGAAGTTACCCAATTACCACGTCCACAAACGAGTCGGAAAAATCGCGGTGGTAAAAAAATCACGAATCCTGCTAACTTCCGCAAGAAAAATTCTACAACTAAAGCTAAGACCGGTGATAAAAAAGGTCAACTAAAAGTTGATTTAGGAAATAATAATAAGAAGAAAAAAGGTAAAAAACCGTTTTATAAAGGAGTCAAAAAGAAAAAACATAAATAA
- a CDS encoding TIGR00266 family protein, translating to MKYKLSSTSVFPLVDIALQEGEEVQIEPGSMVYHNGLVTLEGHMNSNGKKGIGGMMKALGRSLSSGESFFITKVKGDAENAQVTIAPSTPGTIRELPIGPTQWRLNTGAFLASESSVSYTMQRQKLEGALLGGTGGLFVMETAGEGMMLINGFGDLVEITMDGSQQFVVDNEHVLAWSKSLDYHIEFASGTFGFKTGEGLVNRFSGQGKIIIQSRNIEAFAGLIAPFIPTSSN from the coding sequence ATGAAATACAAATTAAGCTCTACTTCGGTTTTTCCCTTAGTGGATATTGCACTACAAGAAGGTGAAGAAGTTCAAATCGAACCAGGTTCAATGGTTTATCACAATGGTTTAGTTACACTAGAAGGTCACATGAATAGTAATGGTAAAAAAGGAATCGGCGGTATGATGAAAGCCCTTGGTCGCTCATTGTCCAGTGGTGAAAGCTTCTTTATTACTAAAGTAAAAGGAGATGCAGAGAATGCCCAAGTTACGATTGCGCCTTCGACTCCTGGTACTATTCGAGAATTGCCAATTGGTCCAACACAATGGCGTTTAAATACTGGGGCCTTTTTAGCCAGTGAGAGTAGTGTCTCTTATACGATGCAACGTCAAAAATTAGAAGGTGCCTTATTAGGCGGTACTGGTGGTTTATTCGTTATGGAAACCGCTGGTGAAGGGATGATGCTGATCAATGGATTTGGCGATCTCGTAGAAATCACTATGGATGGTAGTCAACAGTTTGTTGTTGATAATGAGCATGTCTTAGCTTGGAGTAAGTCCCTTGATTATCACATTGAATTTGCTTCTGGCACTTTTGGTTTTAAAACAGGTGAAGGGCTAGTGAATCGCTTTTCTGGTCAAGGAAAAATTATTATTCAAAGTCGAAATATTGAAGCTTTTGCAGGCTTAATTGCGCCTTTTATTCCCACAAGCAGTAATTAA
- the spxB gene encoding pyruvate oxidase, producing MTKINAGVAMLKVMEDWGIDHLYGLPGGSFNSTMDALFDEQNHIKYIQVRHEETGALAAAADAKVTGKIGAVFGSAGPGATHLINGLYDAQMDHVPVLALLGQVASTAMNTNAFQELNENPIFADVSVYNRTVMNAESLPFVIDEAIKAAYRHSGVAVVTIPVDYGYAEIEDNFVSTAATYQTATIQPNEAQLKAALPLIKEAKQPVLYIGQGVRGGADVVKAFAEHFSMPVAAAVLAKGIINDDYENYLGSAARVATKPANEALLSADLIISVGSNFPFGNFMFNKGAKFIQVDIDGSKFGRRHDVDVAILGDGILTLQRLTELGEARSADNWYKANQENIKNWHNWRRSFYDDARKPMRPEPVYKEINRIAEDDAIFVVDVGNVTTHSVRHLEMNGKQQFTTSGWFATMGYAVPGAIGAKLSYPDRQVFTINGDGGFAMNMQDIITQVKYKLPIINVILTNDSLGFIEAEQEETNKAIFGVDLYDVDFGKAAEAMGAKGFTITDYDQLAPAFDAAKESDRPVVIEVKIANDRPFPVDAMELDPNNFSAEQIKAFKERYEIHDMPNLADLLKK from the coding sequence ATGACAAAAATCAATGCCGGCGTCGCAATGTTAAAAGTCATGGAAGATTGGGGAATTGATCATTTATACGGATTACCTGGTGGTTCCTTCAACTCCACAATGGATGCTTTATTCGATGAACAAAATCATATCAAATATATTCAAGTCCGTCATGAAGAAACTGGGGCACTAGCTGCTGCAGCTGATGCAAAAGTAACTGGCAAAATCGGTGCTGTCTTTGGTTCTGCGGGTCCTGGTGCAACACATTTGATCAACGGTCTATATGATGCCCAAATGGATCACGTCCCTGTTTTAGCCTTACTTGGTCAAGTTGCATCAACAGCTATGAACACCAACGCTTTCCAAGAATTAAATGAAAATCCAATTTTTGCAGATGTTAGTGTTTACAATCGGACGGTTATGAATGCTGAAAGTTTGCCATTTGTAATCGATGAAGCAATTAAAGCGGCTTATCGCCACAGTGGTGTCGCTGTCGTTACTATTCCCGTTGATTACGGCTATGCTGAAATTGAAGACAACTTCGTTTCAACGGCTGCAACATATCAAACTGCAACAATTCAACCAAATGAAGCCCAATTAAAAGCTGCCTTGCCACTAATTAAAGAAGCAAAACAACCTGTTTTATATATCGGCCAAGGAGTTCGCGGTGGCGCCGATGTTGTTAAAGCTTTTGCTGAACACTTTAGTATGCCGGTTGCAGCCGCAGTTTTAGCTAAGGGAATTATTAACGATGACTATGAAAATTATTTAGGCTCTGCTGCACGTGTAGCAACTAAACCTGCTAATGAAGCCTTGCTTAGTGCTGATTTAATTATTTCAGTTGGTAGCAATTTCCCATTTGGTAACTTTATGTTCAACAAAGGCGCTAAATTCATTCAAGTAGATATTGATGGTTCAAAATTTGGACGTCGTCATGATGTTGACGTTGCGATTTTAGGTGATGGTATTTTAACTTTACAACGTTTAACTGAACTTGGAGAAGCGCGCTCTGCTGACAATTGGTACAAAGCAAACCAAGAAAATATTAAAAACTGGCATAATTGGCGTCGTAGTTTCTACGATGATGCCCGCAAACCAATGCGTCCAGAACCCGTTTACAAAGAAATTAATCGAATTGCTGAAGATGACGCAATTTTCGTTGTTGATGTCGGGAATGTTACGACACATTCCGTTCGTCATTTGGAAATGAACGGCAAACAACAATTTACAACTTCTGGTTGGTTTGCTACGATGGGCTATGCGGTGCCAGGTGCAATTGGTGCTAAATTAAGTTACCCAGATCGTCAAGTCTTCACAATCAATGGTGATGGTGGTTTTGCTATGAATATGCAAGATATCATCACGCAAGTAAAATACAAATTACCAATCATTAACGTGATCTTAACGAACGATTCACTTGGTTTCATTGAAGCAGAACAAGAAGAAACCAATAAAGCAATCTTTGGTGTTGATTTATATGACGTTGATTTTGGTAAAGCAGCCGAAGCAATGGGAGCAAAAGGCTTTACAATTACAGACTACGATCAATTAGCCCCCGCTTTTGATGCGGCAAAAGAAAGTGATCGTCCGGTTGTTATTGAAGTGAAAATTGCAAACGATCGTCCATTCCCGGTTGATGCAATGGAACTTGATCCAAATAACTTCTCAGCAGAACAAATCAAAGCATTCAAAGAACGTTATGAAATTCATGACATGCCAAACTTAGCTGACTTATTAAAAAAGTAA
- a CDS encoding alpha/beta hydrolase, translating into MEKKPASFFTKKGKKAVLLFHAYSGSPNDVRMLSRALEKENYTVYAPLFLGHGTMEPKEILMTDFKRWEEDAENAFSTLVKEGFEEIAVFGLSMGGIFAMDLLTKGYPEIVAGGAFCSPLFKTENNVEENFLLYAKQIYQRQKISGDILAAKLSELRPLVNKQLQNIEALGARVSQNLSSVQVPVYLAQGGADEMIDAKTAYKTAAALRQVDVTLDWYAQSGHVITVDPVHQQFEKDVIHFLTKLNEKR; encoded by the coding sequence GTGGAAAAAAAACCAGCATCATTTTTTACAAAAAAAGGAAAGAAAGCTGTTTTGCTCTTTCATGCATATTCTGGCAGTCCCAATGACGTCAGAATGCTGTCACGAGCATTGGAAAAAGAAAACTATACTGTCTATGCACCACTTTTTTTGGGGCACGGTACTATGGAGCCCAAAGAAATTTTAATGACAGATTTTAAAAGATGGGAAGAAGATGCCGAAAATGCTTTTTCTACATTAGTTAAAGAAGGCTTTGAAGAAATTGCTGTTTTTGGCCTATCGATGGGTGGAATTTTTGCCATGGACTTATTAACCAAAGGCTACCCAGAGATTGTAGCAGGCGGTGCTTTTTGCTCGCCTTTATTTAAAACAGAAAATAATGTCGAAGAAAACTTCCTATTATATGCTAAACAAATTTATCAACGTCAAAAAATTAGTGGTGATATACTAGCAGCAAAGCTAAGTGAGCTAAGACCACTAGTAAATAAACAATTGCAAAATATTGAAGCGCTAGGAGCGCGAGTTAGTCAAAATCTTTCTTCTGTACAGGTGCCGGTTTACTTGGCCCAAGGCGGTGCCGATGAAATGATTGATGCAAAAACGGCATATAAAACTGCCGCAGCATTAAGACAAGTAGATGTAACATTGGACTGGTACGCCCAAAGTGGTCACGTCATTACCGTTGATCCGGTGCACCAACAATTTGAAAAAGATGTTATCCACTTCTTAACTAAGCTAAATGAAAAGAGGTAG
- the smpB gene encoding SsrA-binding protein SmpB, with translation MPKGEGKLIAQNKKARHDYTIIDTLEAGIVLQGTEIKSIRNARINLKDGFVRVRNGEAFLYNVHISPYEQGNLFNHDPLRTRKLLLHRKQIDRLYGEMKSAGMTVVPLKVYLKDGFAKVLIGLAKGKKEYDKRETLKRKDQERQISRVLKNY, from the coding sequence ATGCCAAAAGGCGAAGGTAAATTGATCGCCCAAAATAAAAAAGCCCGCCACGACTATACAATTATTGATACGTTAGAAGCCGGGATTGTTTTACAAGGGACAGAAATTAAGTCAATCCGCAATGCTCGCATTAATTTAAAAGATGGTTTTGTTCGTGTTCGCAATGGGGAAGCATTCTTATACAATGTCCACATCTCACCTTATGAACAAGGCAATTTATTCAATCACGATCCACTGCGGACACGAAAACTTTTATTACACCGTAAACAAATTGATCGTTTATATGGTGAAATGAAAAGTGCCGGGATGACCGTAGTCCCGCTTAAAGTCTACTTAAAAGACGGTTTTGCCAAAGTCTTAATTGGCCTTGCTAAGGGGAAAAAAGAGTATGATAAACGTGAAACATTAAAACGTAAGGATCAAGAAAGACAAATAAGCCGCGTTTTAAAAAACTATTGA
- a CDS encoding oleate hydratase yields the protein MRKNKAIMIGAGLANMAAAVYLIQEGKWSGDKITFYSLDDHGSNDGSPLKDATDEYWNKNHPLENQKGYIARGGRMLNYRTYVDLMDLLERVPSVTEENMTAAEDTRDFDAKHRTFDKARLMQGGKGIIDGGHLGFSNKDRMLLTKLIAMPDSEEEKLDNVTIAEYFKDSPTFFETNFWYMWETTFAFRTKSSAQELRRYMHQMIYEFTQIEHLVGVNRTRYNQYESIMLPLINYLKDQGVTIVLDRLVTDWEFKETTMQDEITVTGLHMLNTQTNEEEFVPVDDDTAVIFTNGSITDAATMGDYTTPAVENMDYGAASSLWKKAAERFYNLGNPDKFFADRDASEWVSFTLTTKDHLLLNEIARITTQEPGNALNSFLSTTPITPLNQVDVNMSIVVHHQPHFTTQKPNETVIWGYFLYPRRRGEFVDKQYIKMTGKEMAQELIGQLSKVDPGPVNIKEREAEILDSIINNIPVYMPYASALFNNRAKVDRPKVIPKHSTNLAFTGEFVEQPYQMIFTEQSAVRSGEIAAFHFAGIPMSRLVKTPRYDKDLPTLLRAAKKMFE from the coding sequence ATGAGAAAAAACAAAGCGATTATGATTGGTGCCGGACTTGCTAATATGGCGGCTGCGGTTTATTTAATTCAAGAAGGAAAATGGTCAGGCGATAAAATTACCTTTTATTCATTGGATGATCATGGCTCAAATGATGGTTCACCCTTAAAAGATGCAACCGATGAATATTGGAATAAAAACCACCCTTTAGAAAATCAAAAAGGTTATATTGCCCGTGGTGGTCGGATGTTGAATTATCGGACGTATGTTGATTTGATGGATCTTTTAGAACGCGTGCCATCAGTGACAGAAGAAAATATGACTGCTGCAGAAGATACGCGTGATTTTGATGCCAAACATCGTACATTTGACAAAGCACGGTTGATGCAAGGTGGCAAAGGGATTATCGATGGGGGCCATTTAGGTTTTAGCAATAAAGATAGAATGTTGTTAACAAAACTCATTGCTATGCCAGACTCAGAAGAAGAAAAATTGGATAATGTGACGATCGCAGAATATTTCAAAGATTCACCGACATTTTTTGAAACAAACTTTTGGTATATGTGGGAGACTACTTTTGCTTTTCGGACAAAAAGCTCAGCCCAAGAATTACGTCGTTACATGCATCAAATGATTTATGAATTCACTCAAATTGAACATTTAGTTGGGGTGAATAGAACGCGCTACAATCAATATGAAAGTATCATGTTACCATTAATCAACTATTTAAAAGATCAAGGAGTTACCATTGTTTTAGATCGTTTGGTAACAGATTGGGAATTTAAAGAAACAACAATGCAAGATGAAATTACTGTTACTGGTCTGCACATGCTAAACACTCAAACCAACGAAGAAGAATTTGTCCCAGTCGATGACGATACAGCGGTCATTTTCACGAATGGTTCGATTACCGATGCGGCTACAATGGGTGACTATACTACTCCGGCTGTTGAAAATATGGATTATGGTGCAGCTTCTAGTCTTTGGAAAAAAGCGGCTGAACGTTTTTATAATCTTGGAAATCCAGATAAATTTTTTGCCGATCGTGACGCTAGTGAATGGGTCAGCTTTACATTGACAACAAAAGACCATTTGCTATTAAATGAGATTGCGCGAATTACTACACAAGAACCTGGTAATGCCTTGAATTCTTTCTTATCAACAACTCCGATTACGCCGTTAAATCAAGTGGATGTGAATATGTCGATTGTAGTCCACCATCAACCGCATTTTACGACGCAAAAACCAAATGAAACCGTAATTTGGGGCTACTTCTTATATCCACGCCGCAGAGGTGAATTTGTCGATAAACAATACATTAAAATGACAGGCAAAGAAATGGCGCAAGAATTGATTGGTCAACTATCAAAAGTTGATCCAGGTCCGGTCAATATTAAAGAACGAGAAGCAGAAATTTTGGACAGTATCATTAATAATATCCCTGTCTATATGCCTTATGCTTCGGCTTTATTTAACAATCGGGCGAAAGTTGACCGTCCTAAAGTAATTCCTAAACACAGTACCAACTTGGCTTTCACGGGTGAATTTGTGGAACAACCTTACCAAATGATTTTCACAGAACAAAGTGCTGTACGCTCTGGTGAAATTGCGGCTTTCCATTTTGCAGGTATTCCAATGAGTCGTTTGGTTAAAACACCGCGTTACGACAAGGATTTACCAACTTTATTACGAGCCGCTAAAAAGATGTTTGAATAA
- a CDS encoding alpha/beta hydrolase, with amino-acid sequence MLMIIGIVLGIIVIGLLFYYHYLRRWARFFVDAIVERDNHWYLSKGQPSLNPDAKKEEPTDDLYNFWLTEYEWGALSFDQEKLVASTFLQDSSRWVICVHGYRSTGFDEMSAQAKTYFEAGYNVLVPDLRAHGRSSGKIIGLGWLDRLDLITWINLITENNPQAEIILHGEGMGAAAVLMASGEKLPPQVKLLIADSSYTSVYSAFKYQLHRLTNYPVNRFMGLANQYAKKRNGYSLLEASVSRQLGSNHLPVLFLHGQEDQFIPVKETVTLMEATADKKELKIFAGVGHLKAKKEQPEAYWQTIWSFIEKNLG; translated from the coding sequence ATGTTGATGATTATTGGAATAGTTTTAGGAATAATAGTAATTGGGTTGCTGTTTTATTACCATTACTTAAGGCGTTGGGCGCGTTTTTTTGTCGATGCCATTGTCGAAAGAGACAATCATTGGTATTTGTCAAAAGGACAGCCGTCATTAAATCCAGATGCAAAAAAAGAAGAGCCTACTGATGATCTTTACAATTTTTGGTTAACTGAATATGAATGGGGCGCACTTAGTTTTGACCAAGAAAAATTAGTGGCTTCAACTTTTTTGCAAGATAGTAGCCGGTGGGTCATTTGTGTCCATGGTTATCGGAGCACGGGCTTTGATGAGATGTCAGCCCAAGCTAAAACATATTTTGAAGCAGGGTATAATGTTTTAGTCCCAGACCTTAGAGCCCATGGCCGCAGCAGTGGCAAAATTATCGGCCTGGGGTGGTTAGACCGTCTAGATTTAATTACTTGGATTAATTTAATTACAGAAAATAACCCACAAGCAGAAATCATCTTACATGGTGAAGGGATGGGAGCGGCTGCGGTATTGATGGCCAGTGGGGAAAAATTACCGCCTCAAGTAAAGCTATTAATTGCCGACAGTAGTTACACTTCCGTTTATAGTGCATTTAAATATCAACTCCACCGCTTAACCAACTATCCGGTTAATCGCTTTATGGGGCTGGCAAATCAATATGCCAAAAAAAGGAATGGCTATTCATTACTAGAGGCATCTGTCAGCCGACAGTTGGGGAGCAATCATTTGCCAGTTTTGTTTCTTCATGGCCAAGAAGATCAATTTATTCCAGTGAAAGAAACGGTTACCTTAATGGAAGCCACCGCCGATAAAAAAGAGCTTAAAATTTTTGCAGGAGTAGGGCACTTAAAAGCTAAAAAAGAACAGCCTGAAGCTTATTGGCAGACAATTTGGTCATTTATTGAAAAAAATTTAGGGTAG
- a CDS encoding methanol dehydrogenase has translation MKKGLLRLGIGVAVLSLGVAYIAKKTGFFEDDSHLYDEFEA, from the coding sequence ATGAAAAAAGGATTACTACGTTTAGGCATTGGGGTTGCAGTTTTATCCCTTGGGGTTGCCTATATTGCTAAGAAAACAGGCTTTTTTGAAGATGATAGTCATTTGTATGACGAATTTGAAGCATAA
- a CDS encoding (4Fe-4S)-binding protein has protein sequence MEGNKIGGQEVTEEMLVADGYRKYSGKDIDIYYNKDICAHVGNCVRGNGAVFEVGRRPWILADNASADEDARVINTCPTGALKFIRKDV, from the coding sequence ATGGAAGGTAATAAAATCGGTGGCCAAGAAGTCACAGAAGAAATGCTAGTTGCTGATGGGTATCGTAAGTACTCCGGCAAAGATATCGATATTTATTATAACAAAGACATTTGTGCCCATGTTGGCAATTGTGTTCGCGGAAATGGTGCAGTCTTTGAAGTCGGGCGCAGACCGTGGATTTTAGCAGACAATGCCAGCGCCGATGAAGATGCACGCGTTATTAATACATGTCCGACAGGGGCATTAAAATTTATTCGGAAGGATGTTTAA
- a CDS encoding branched-chain amino acid aminotransferase, with translation MKINWDELGFDYIKLPYRFIAHWKNGAWDSGQLTEDEYLPIHEGSTALHYGQQCFEGLKAYSRKDGKVNLFRADQNSARMNRSARRLLMPEVPEELFLGAIKQVVAANREFVPPYGTGGTLYIRPLLIGVGPNIGVHAAPEYIFTVFCMPVGAYFKGGLTPTNFIVSDYDRAAPNGTGAAKVGGNYAASLLPGEKAQERNFSDCIYLDPETHTKIEEVGSANFFGITKENEFVTPKSPSILPSITKYSLLYLAKERLGLEALEEDVPMDNLDRFKEAGACGTAAVISPIGGIQFGDDFHIFYSEKEVGPVTQQLYDELTGIQFGDKKAPAGWIITLA, from the coding sequence ATGAAAATAAACTGGGATGAATTGGGTTTTGATTATATTAAATTACCTTATCGTTTTATCGCCCATTGGAAAAATGGCGCGTGGGACAGCGGTCAATTAACAGAAGATGAATATTTGCCCATCCACGAAGGCTCTACTGCCTTACATTATGGTCAGCAATGTTTTGAAGGTTTAAAAGCCTACAGCAGAAAAGATGGAAAAGTAAATTTATTTCGAGCCGATCAAAATAGTGCCCGCATGAATAGGAGTGCGCGGCGCTTGTTGATGCCTGAGGTACCAGAAGAGCTTTTTCTTGGTGCAATTAAACAAGTTGTGGCAGCAAACCGTGAATTTGTGCCACCTTATGGTACTGGTGGTACGTTATATATTCGTCCATTATTAATTGGCGTGGGACCAAATATTGGTGTTCACGCAGCACCAGAGTATATTTTTACTGTTTTTTGTATGCCGGTGGGAGCGTATTTTAAAGGTGGTTTGACGCCAACGAATTTTATTGTTTCTGATTATGATCGGGCTGCGCCAAATGGAACCGGAGCTGCCAAAGTTGGTGGTAACTATGCGGCTAGTTTATTACCAGGCGAAAAAGCACAAGAACGTAACTTTTCAGATTGTATTTACTTAGATCCCGAAACGCACACAAAAATTGAAGAAGTCGGTTCTGCCAATTTCTTTGGAATTACCAAAGAAAATGAGTTTGTAACCCCAAAATCACCATCGATTTTACCAAGTATCACCAAATATTCTTTATTGTATCTAGCAAAAGAGCGCTTGGGATTAGAAGCTTTAGAAGAAGATGTGCCAATGGATAACTTGGATCGTTTTAAAGAAGCTGGGGCTTGCGGCACGGCCGCGGTTATTTCACCGATTGGTGGTATTCAATTTGGGGATGATTTTCACATCTTTTATTCTGAAAAAGAAGTCGGACCCGTTACACAACAATTATATGATGAATTGACTGGCATTCAATTTGGTGATAAAAAGGCGCCGGCAGGTTGGATTATTACGCTTGCTTAA
- the secG gene encoding preprotein translocase subunit SecG has translation MYNFLLGVVIVLSIIIIIAIMMQPSKQNSAASAFTGGADQLFGKQKARGFEAVMQRTTAVLGAIWLILLFVLAFLSSK, from the coding sequence ATGTATAATTTTTTATTAGGCGTAGTGATTGTGCTTTCAATCATCATTATTATCGCTATCATGATGCAGCCGAGCAAACAAAATAGTGCAGCCAGTGCCTTTACCGGCGGTGCCGACCAATTATTTGGTAAACAAAAAGCCCGCGGTTTTGAAGCCGTGATGCAGCGTACAACAGCAGTTTTGGGCGCTATTTGGTTAATTTTGTTATTTGTATTAGCCTTTTTATCATCAAAATAA
- a CDS encoding GNAT family N-acetyltransferase has protein sequence MEFKEEKDRFAVYDDGKEIGEMTWSPADNMMIIDHTFVDPAYRGQKIAEQLVLHGVERARRDDLKIIPLCPFAKKEFAEKPEYGDVLRK, from the coding sequence ATGGAATTTAAAGAAGAAAAAGACCGCTTTGCAGTATATGACGATGGAAAAGAAATTGGTGAAATGACTTGGTCACCTGCTGATAATATGATGATTATCGATCACACTTTTGTTGACCCAGCATATCGTGGCCAAAAAATTGCTGAACAATTAGTATTGCATGGTGTAGAACGTGCACGCCGGGATGATTTAAAGATTATTCCACTATGCCCATTTGCCAAAAAAGAATTTGCTGAAAAACCAGAATACGGTGACGTATTACGCAAATAA